The sequence GGTATTAAGTTTATTACCCTGAAATATTTTTTGGTGTTTCATAAAAATTCTAAGTTTTTATTTATGAATGATCTAAGTACTGCGACAAATTTAATTCACGTATAAACTATTGTTAATATGTTGATTATCAGAATAATAGAAGCTTTTAACCTGTAATCTTAAACAGTCTAACTACTTAATACTATACTCAATAACAAAGGCAGGTTAATTTGGAAAGAGAAAAAGGATTAGCTGATTAACCACTATCTAAAAGTTATAGAAAAGTTTATTGAAGTATTTCAGCAAAAGGAAAAACAACTACGAAATGCCCGAAATAAATAAGCATAACGGCAAAACAGATATTTGCTCAGCATTCTGAAGTGAAAAAATGTTGTGGGGTGGAAAGCAGTGGACGAGTGGTTACTATTACTATGCTAACACTGTAGGTCAATATGACACTCCTGAACGAATGGTTAACACATAAACCGTTAAATTTAATTAGAATTACCGCATTCAGGGGTAGGGTAGAGGTTGTTTAACATATAAGCGATTATTACACTTTCAAGCAGAAGTACTCAGCTCATCAGGCTTATTTACCCTATCAGCCAAAATGTCAAAAGCCATACTCTACTACCTCTTCTTCTACTTGTGAGTTAAGCCCATCATCCATTGGATAGGAGGGAAGTGACCTCAGCATTACCTGATCAGCATTGAGTACTGAATAACCCACATCATAACAAAAGTAGAAGGCTTTGCCAGAGATGATCCTTCGGGAGGTATGATACTGCGCATCAAATCCTTTTTGCAGCAGCATTTGCTTATTTATTACCGGATAAGTTTGAGGATCATCTTTTATGAAAGCAAGCAGCACTCTATGATTAATGAGCAGCTGTTGGTTGACTTTTCTGATCAAAGCATTTCTAGCGACTTTCTGGTGATTATGAAAAGAGGCTCTACAGGCATCAGAGCAGAATTTCTTATCCGCTCTGCCGTGGATAGGAGTGTGGCAGATGGCACAAGTCTTGGATACGGTCATGTATTAGTCGTTTGTAAACGTATAGCGAAATATACGTTTAAAAGGCTATACGCTTACAAACGTTTACAAACATTTATAGTCGTATCTAATCGAAAGGTATGATTCGGCCATGGGTTTAAGTGCTTATTTTAGCGGTTATGGATCAGATACTCTCTCAGGTAGCTTTAAGATTGGAGCAAATGAACTATAGCCCAAGTACAAAGAAGACCTATGTAGGTATGCTAAGGCTATTTCTGGGACACTTTCCAAGCCAGGACTTAAGAAGCTTGGAAGAAGAGCAGATCAGAGCATTTTTGGTAGAAGCCTGCCAGGGCAAATCCCTTTCCTATCAGAACCAGCTCATCAATTCCATCAAGTATTTCTACGAGCAAATCCTAAAACGTCCCCGGACCTATTATCAGATAGATCGTCCTAGAAAAGAATACCGCTTACCGGTGGTCTTATCCAAACAAGAAGTTATAGCGATCCTAATGCGGGTGAAAAATAGAAAACATCATGCAATTCTCTCCACTATTTATGCCTCTGGCTTAAGAATCTCAGAAGTGATAAGACTTAAAATCAAGGATATAGACTCCAAACGGATGGTTTTAGTAGTAAGCCAAGGCAAAGGTAAAAAGGACCGTCAGGTACCGCTTTCCAAGCATCTCCTGCAAGAACTTCGTTCCTACTATCTGGAGTACCAACCCAAAGCTTATCTTTTTGAGGGAGAAAAAGGGGGAGCCTACAGTAAAAGTAGCATCCAGCAGATTTTCAGAAGGGCCAAAAGAGGAGCAGGTATACACAAGAAAGCCACCGTGCATACACTACGTCACAGCTATGCAACGCATCTGTTAGAGTCTGGCACCGATTTAAGAATGATCCAGGTGCTTCTAGGCCACAACAGCGTCAAAACGACAGAAATTTATACACACGTAAGTCATAGATACATTCAGTCGGTGGTGAGCCCCTTTGATACCCTATCTTGTGAAGCAAAAAAGGAAAACCTATATTGTAAATAAACACAACTCCGCTGTGTTTATTCGGATGTTACCCAGCATGTAAATAGATGAAAAAAGAGAAGAGCTTAAATCTGGTAGTAGAATTTCTGAATAAAGAGATCAAAAGGCTAGATGAAGAAATCAAAGTTGAAGAAGGAAACTCTGCCGATAAAATAGACTTAAAATCTCAGATGATTGCTGCGATTAAAAATCTGGACTTTTGCTCGGAACATGGATTAAATGCTGCTCAAATAGAAGTAATTAAAATTCCTGAAGACGGCAGTGATTCTTATTTTACAGAGTATGTCATGGTAGATGAGCAGGAATTAAATAATATTTCTGAATGGGCAGTAGCGAGAAATGGGGGGAAAGAAATTCGGTTGAATTGCTTTGACTTGATAATCAGAAAAAAGGATTGAACACGCTGGGTAACAAAAGCTATCTGTCAGGCTGCGGAATCCTGTACTTGAAAGTTAGCTTCACCAAGCACCATTTTTGCGAAATAAAAGATATAATCAAACAAGCGCAGCCCGTCAGCTAGCGGGCTCGTTGTAAAACATATGAAAAAAGAATACTTCATATTTGTTTTTCTGATTTTTGGATTTACATGTGCTGACCAATCTTGTAATCTGAAAGACGGAAAATATAAAGTAGTTTACGATAAGCAATTTTCAGGTTATGCGGAATCAGAATTTGTAATTATAGATCAAACTTTGATTGAATTAAAGAATAACCAAAAATCTGAATACAAGATTAATTGGATTGCGGAAGACCAATTTCGACTAGACCCGATTAATAAGGAAACAGATTCTTTGACAAGCATTCAAGAGGAATTGAACTCTTTGGGAGAGCCATATTATCAAATTACCGGATGCAAAGCTGGCGATATTATGTTTGAGTTTTACCGTAATCCACATAT comes from Catalinimonas alkaloidigena and encodes:
- a CDS encoding DUF2116 family Zn-ribbon domain-containing protein codes for the protein MTVSKTCAICHTPIHGRADKKFCSDACRASFHNHQKVARNALIRKVNQQLLINHRVLLAFIKDDPQTYPVINKQMLLQKGFDAQYHTSRRIISGKAFYFCYDVGYSVLNADQVMLRSLPSYPMDDGLNSQVEEEVVEYGF
- a CDS encoding tyrosine-type recombinase/integrase, giving the protein MDQILSQVALRLEQMNYSPSTKKTYVGMLRLFLGHFPSQDLRSLEEEQIRAFLVEACQGKSLSYQNQLINSIKYFYEQILKRPRTYYQIDRPRKEYRLPVVLSKQEVIAILMRVKNRKHHAILSTIYASGLRISEVIRLKIKDIDSKRMVLVVSQGKGKKDRQVPLSKHLLQELRSYYLEYQPKAYLFEGEKGGAYSKSSIQQIFRRAKRGAGIHKKATVHTLRHSYATHLLESGTDLRMIQVLLGHNSVKTTEIYTHVSHRYIQSVVSPFDTLSCEAKKENLYCK